The sequence GCAAtctattttggtatttttctatCATCTCTaccctcctttatttttctccatagcacttaccACCTGACAtagtatacatttatttatggTTTTTACGTCTCAAACATCCTCCTAGGAAGATAGAACAAGATTTTATTCATTGCTGTAATTCTAATTCCTAAAACAGTACCTGGTGCAGGGCAGGCACGCAGTCAGTGTCTGCTGCATGAACAAACGCCTAAGACTGCAAGAACCTACCCTGTCTGCTTGCAAAAAGAATGAATCTGCATCTAACTCAGAAACTGGGTTCTTAGGCCAGCAGCTAAGgtgaaaatatagtttaaaattacTCTGGAAGATTCCTTAAAATGCTGTCAAGTTTGAGACTGCTATATTTTCTCTCAATATGTCCAAATTGGCCATTTATCTtctggaatgaaaaaaatgtagattttctTGTTGCATACCAGATGAAGTATTTGGGTATGTTAGGCACTATGaatggaaaacatatttaaacCCTAAAATCACATGTTCAGTGCACCTGAGGCTTGAACTCCAAGGAGCACTTGGAAACCGAGTCTGACTGATGGAATAGCAGATTCTTCTCTCCATATCTTGCTCCACTGTGGGGCCCAGACTCATTTCATGGCAAATTTAAACTATTTAATTGCttatccatttttcttcttttcctgaatGCACAAAGTTGAATTCATTTACATTAAAAGTTTGAGAGTTGTTCCcttaaaaaagtgtgtgtgtgtgcgtatctTTAAAGAAATCTCTCTATCTCTGAAAACTCCAGTGGAAAGCTCACAATGCACTCTGAGAGGCAATTACAATTTTACATCTATTTTGCATAGCATGCAGCAGTAAATCTTTactttcattaaatattcattagAATTACCAGGATTTACTCAGTATTTAAAAGTTGAATACGAGAGAAGCCTGGATATGGTATCTGTCACTGGTCGTAGCATGAAGCACCAGTGAAGATTTGGTCAATCTGGTTGGAAAACAGATAATTGATCGATTAGCAAGACAGTAAAATCAGGTGACATATTGGGACCCTCAAACCATAAAGCCTAAGAAGTACTTAAAATAATTCTCAtcactttcaccatttcttaGTAACACTGTTTACAATAAGAGTATTACACTCAATTCAGGTCATGTGAAAGTTAAAGTTAACTTCATATTCTGAACTTCCAAAACAAAAAGGCCACTTCCAACAAAATTTGCCATTGTGCCTTTAGAATATATTATAAAGAGGGGACCAGTGCAAAGTTTTAAGATAAGAGGAACAATTAACTTGGCATAAATCACTTGGcatttctccccccttcccttagCCGTCTGTATAGATTAGGAATCAACACTTTCTGTATTTGAACATGCAGAGAGCATAATACCTGGCCGAGTGCCTTGATTCACTGAAGATACAAAAGTCATCACCATCATCCCAAATTCTGCTGGAGGCCTTTCTAttgccaccactgccaccaccaccactgccacccccGTGAGATTTGCTGGTGTGactcctgcctcctcttcctcctctagaAGACCCTTTTCCACTTCCTTTGCCTGGCTTGCCTTTTCTTCTTACTGAAGAGCTCATTTTCACCTGTGAGAGAAAAAAGTATGACAGGTATCATAAAACCAGACAAGTAtaataattctttgttttcaaagttaTGGATACAGcctattttaaacaaataaaggaaaaatgcacattttaaaagggCCAGTTTAAGGAAAGTATGGATAAGTTGcttcacaaaatatttataagcacATCCCCATCAGGACTGATATTTAGTGAGTTTCTCTGACACAGATCTTAACCAGGGAATGTACATCAAAACACATGGAGAAGTTTCCAAACATGTAGTACCTAGGCCCCAATCCTATATTTTGATTTGGTCAGATGTGGTATAGAGTTTAAAAAGTTTTAGTTGAGTAGAGATGTTTTCATTTACTGAGTATGTGATTTGATAAACAAACTTTAAATTTACACATGCACTTTCAGACACAGCCCTGGCTCAGAGATTAAGCCTGTGGGGAGTAAAAGTGTGGAGCTTTTGTATGTAATCCAAGTTAAGTTGTTGTCAGTTTACAATAAAATGCAGTAAGATTTTTTTAGGTAAGCCTCGAAACTCCAAAGCAAATATAGTTGATACACAAAAACTAAACAGCAAGGAATAAAAGCATACCACTACAGAAAATCATCAAATcacaaaagacagaaagagagaaagaaaagaacaatggaTCTATAAAACATAGAGGAAACAATAATGGCAAGGGTAAGTACtgcctatcaataattacttcaaaTGTAAAGAGACTAATTCTTCAGTCAAAAGACACTGAGTGgctgaatggatgaaaaaacaagAGCCACTATATGCTGCCTACAGCAGAACTGCCTCAGCTTTAacacacacagaatgaaagtgaagggatggaaaaagatattccatttGGTGAATGGAAACCAGAAGAGAGCAGGGATAGCTATATTTATACCAGACAAAGTAAACTTTAAgtcaaaatacctaggaataaatttaactaaggaggtaaaagacttgtgcactgaaaactgtaagatgttaaaaaaagaaactgaaaaagacatacataaatgaaaagatagtctgtgctcatggattggaagaattaacagtgttaaaatgtacatactatcCAAtgtaatctacagattcaatacaatctctataaaataccaatggcattttcctCAGAAATAGAACAACCAATTTGTATATTTGTATGAACatttcctaaaatttgtatgaaaccacaaaagaccccaaatagccaaagcaatcttgaggaaaaagaacaaagctggaagcattatacttcctgatttcaaactacattacaaagctatagtaatcaaaacacatCGACATAGaaacagatatataaataaatggaacagaatagagagccagaTATAAACCCACATATATTTAGTCAATTAATTTataacaaaggagccaagaatatataTAGGGATAgggcagtctcttcaataaatggtgctgggaaaactggacagccacatgcaaaagaatgaaactagactattgtcttataccatacacaaaaatgtactcaaagtggattaaagatttaaatgaagCACCTGAGACCACAAAACTCctggaagagccctggctggtgtggctcagtggattgagtgccagcctgctaaccgaagggttgccggtttgattcccagtcagggcatgtgcctgggttgcgggtcaggtccccaataggagacatatcagaggcaaccacacattgatgtttctctccctctcttcctcccttctcctctatctagaaataaataaataaaatcttttaaaaaataaataaaatcaaataaaaagatttgtggatatttaaaaggaaaaaaaaaactcctggaagaaaacataggtggtaagcTCTCTGACAGTGGCCTGGATGAACTATAGTGCCATGTGCTCAGAATAAGAATACTGGAGAGAAAAAGATTTGAGGGGAGAAAGTCACAAGTTCAGACTGGATATGTTACATTTGAGATACCTCTTAGATACTGTAATGGAGATATGTAGACGGTAATTGGATATATGAGTCTTTGATGAAGGGAAAGGTAAGATTTCTAAATCCTCTAAAGCTCTTGTAAGGGAaatgttattttctgtattttatagatgagcagACTTGTCTAATGTCATCAACTACAGAAACAAATTCTGGAGCCAGGGTTTGAAACAATTCAATTGAAACAATTCAAACCCTGAGTCCAAAGCTGAAATTCTTTCCACTGTGTTGCCTCtttaccacacacacatacttacCAATTCAAAggttttttaattgcttttgatAAGTTTGCCCCTGTGAGATTTGTGCCTGGGTCTTAATTTATAAAGGTAACTGAGTGAAAATGCCATTGAAAAGTGTAGCGTTAGAGTTCCCCTAGAAAGGAGACACATGCCGTGTCACCAGGGGCCACAAGGGGAAGCACCAGTGTGAAGGCAGAGAGGAACCAGGAGAAGGCACAGGCCACAGCCTTTCTGGGGGTTCCATGGGAAAGGCAGGGCagggaaaacagtttggaggtGGCTAGTTTGAATAACTGCAGCAGACTTTGGGGCACAGGGACTGTCCCTACTTGCCTGGTACCTGGCTCTGGGTTGATTTCAGGTCAGGGGTGGCTGGGGCTATGGACTCCATATGGTTGGTGTGCGTATGAAAGGCATGTTCACAGGTCAGTTGATAATTAGCTATCCCTAGGAAGGGCAGTTTCTTCCTGACCAGCTAGGCCCTCAGTGTGTCAAAACAtcataaaaaattgtaaataagaaatatgaataatCTAGTGCAAATTTTAAACCATATCATCACAAATTTCCTGACTCTAGAGCATCTTTTAGATGAGAACATCATAAGAAAGAAGTGTGCCTCAAGTTTTTCTGTTAAAACAATAGTAAATATACACATACTCACAAAAATGTAGGGTTATTAAAAGCTTAACAGGAGACCAGAACAATGGAACAAAGTGAATTCGGTAAAGTTGCACATTAATAACTATCTATTATTTCTGAAGtttagaaaaagggaagggataTACAAATCAGAGGGAAAGATCAAAACTTCATTTCAAAAACCATACAGCCAGGTAATTTGTGCAGTAAgaagcatggggggggggggggggaagatactgtgattttatttaaaaagaggagTGGCTAGCCAGCCAGACCAAGCCACAGCAAGCTTGCCTAAAGAGCGATCAACTACTCTCCTCACACCAAACCAGAAAGTGTGTACCTTTACAACTCGATCCGAGAGCTGCTCTCAAATTCTGAGTGAAGACTTGCTGTCTGCAGCCAACATGTCTCTCCCCAGACGTTTTCCGGGGTACAGGAATTAGGGTGTATAATTCACATAGGCAGACTCCACTATTCAATCCCATTTAGCTTGGGAAGATTCCAGCTACCTCTTTTCACCGTGGACATAGGGACCTAAGTTTGGCTCGAAGACTATCCTTTGTTTCACACCCGAGTCCGGTTCCCAGGAACAGAACCACTAAGCGGGGCGCTCAACACAAACACACCACTCGCCTTCCAGGCAAATCTCTGACTGACTCCGTATTCCCCCTGCAGCACATACCCAGACCTAGGACCTTTCTTTGAACAAGAATcatccccattcctctctcccaCAGAGCCATTAGGTTCgagaaggagaagacaggaaaTGAAATCTGAGCCCTTCCAATCCAATCCTTGACTCCCCTCCAGAGTCCGAGTTTAgctcccccgcctccccagcctcaggctgGTGGACTAACTCAGCTGTCGACCCCCGCCTGGCTCGTTCCCAGGGTCTGAGATTCTGCTGGTCCAGACTCACCGGCCCCAGCCAAACAGGCTGGATCCCATCAGACCACGGCAAAGGGAGGCTGTGGAAGGGTCTGCACACTATCAACCAGGGCGACGCAAAAACCACGCACACAGACACCCACCCCTTGTCCGCGGAGAGGGAGGCGGTACGGGGCTCGCAGTGCTGTTTCCCGGGACGGCTGTCAGTAGGGAGAGCTCAGGGCTGTGGGGGTCCCGCCGAGATCCGCCACCCTCACGGAGCTCACCTGGAGCCGCACGGCCgcggcccagcagcagcagcagcagcagcagcagcagcagcagcagcagcagcagcagcacagctCGGGCGCCTTCTGATTGGCTCAGTCTTGGCCTCTCGCATTTTAATTTCCGGGTGAAAGGTGCCTGGTTGCCCCAGCAACCGAGTCGCATTCAGCTCAGATCTAGCTTTTGGTTCCCTTTTCGCCGCAGAGCTGGCTACTCCGGAGGAATCCCAGAGTCAAGAAAATCTCTCCAGGACCTCTCTGTCAAGTGAGTGGCCTTTCTCCCAACGCCCCGAGCGGGGAAGGGCGCCTTTAAAAAGAACTCGCATTGATGCCGAGCTCGGTCCCTGGTAACTCCGGTGCCGGTGTGACATACTTCCTGCAAGTCTACaagggggatggggtggggggcgcggtGAGCCCCTGGCCTGAGGATCAGGAGATCGAGATTCTAGCTCTGATTCGGCCGCTGGTTTGCTATTGTGACAATTTAGGCTAGTGCCGACTTCTCTAGGTTTCAGTTTCCTCTGTGCAGCCAGATGATCTCGGTCTCTTAGGTTCGTTCCTTCTAGCTCTAACATTCCAAAGCTTGGAATATCGAGCCATTTAAGAGCAATTGAAAACCATTCGGTTTCTTGTATGATCAAGTTAAATGCTCTGTATTTAACGATTGCTTTCCAAGTGTCATTCATTCACTAGACATTCAGTTCCTACTAGTAAGTGCTAATTACTATGCTGGACACTAGGGTGAGGACTACCCTGTGATCCCTGACCTAGACGAGCTGGGTGTCGTGATAGGAGACTGcgttttttggttttgtgttgtttttaatggGGCCCTACGTGCTACGGTAGGGATAGGCCAGAGTACTGTGGGGGCTCCTAGAGAAGTTTAGGTGGGAGGGGAGATCTGAAAAACTTTGCTTAGGTGAtacctctgtttttctttgtgcttCTTTCTGGGAGATTTTCAACCTTGTATTCCAGTTCACTAATTTACTTTTCAATCGTATCTTTGTTATTCAGCCCTTCTAAGgagttttattttatcaattatgtatTTCCTAGAcgtctcatttgtttttttcataactacctgtttctgtctctctgaggATGTATTTTAAAGTCTTCTAGGTACCATGTTATTAACTATTTCCTCAGAGGGGATGAGCCTCCAGCTTTTCTCACCTggcacttaatttttaaattaaaaatgtcagttcTCTTGCCTCATCCATAGATATTTGATTCAGTAGTGAGGGTAGAGCCTAGGAACTTGCAAgcatcccaggtgattctgacgcATGGGCCACACTTTGAGTAACATTCTAGCAGACAGtgtttgtgtttgtcttttcaaCTTAGTATTTTCTTCAGTATTGGAAAAATGCAGTGTTTAAGGTCACTAAATGTTCCAGTGCTCTGAGGCATAGGTTCACCCCAGTCCTTGGTTACTACTTCCTTTCTCATCCTGTCTCCATTCCAATCTAATTCCGATCGGACACCTCCACCCTCACTCCTCTTTATGTActatctttattttctatttttctcctgcCATATCAGAGATTCCTTACTCTACTTTACCTCTGAGACAGTCAATACATTATATAGGCTACCCAGAAGAAATAAGAACACATGtccatataaaaatttatatgaatgtCCATAGCAGTATTTTTATAGTAtccaaaactggaaataactcaGCTGCCCCTCAACTAATGAATGATAAACAAATGTGTTATTTCTGTAAAATGGACAATTATTTATCAATACATGTATGAACCTTGTAAatatactaagtaaaagaagccaatcacaaaggactacatattgtatgaaatgtccagaatatgcaaactcatagacacagaacgtagatcagtggttgccaagggctggggctgtggtggggtgggCATGGGGGAATTAAGGGGATGGAGGATAGCTGCACATGGATGCATGATTTCTTTTTTGGGcgattaaaacattttaaaattagattgtagTGATAGTTACACAAAATGATCATgtagacaaaattattttatttccccaGGACCCTGCACTAGATAATAGAATGTCAAGTAAGCATGATATACTTGTGATCATATGAAGTGAGTCTATTTGGTTTGCTCTTAAAGCATATTTGTTATAGGTCTtatgacataaaatatttaagtttatgTGACTTTCcctaaatcttttaaaacagcTCCAGAAGTATATaagataaactttatttttccaaatggagACAAGTATGGTAAGCATACATTTCAATTACTTTTTCTATACAGGCTAAAATTAAATGGCTTAAGAGTAAAAAAATGAACtgtaacatttaataaaacaacTACTGGTATACTAActccattaaataaaataatgtaggtGAACAGATTTTAAATCTATTCTAATGTTAAGTCTACGCAGTGTGCCTTGGCAACTTATGGGATCTGTCAGTCTTCCTGGGTCTCAATGATTACAAGACCTTATAATTCCTCATCTCTGGTCTCATTGGTGTCAGTGCTAGGGATCCAAAGGACCCATATGTGTAGTTGTGATTAGGCCTGAATGTAAATACTTCGTTACTTAGTCAAACCAGGTTCCCACCTATCATCTTCAGTATGTCTCTCTTGTTTAGATGGTGACTGTACAAGAACACCTTCTGGAATCTTCGAGAGAAATGGAATAGGTATTCATACAACTCCAAATGGGATTGTCTACACAGGAAGCTGGAAAGATGACAAGGTATTATTTTGGTTTGAATACTGACAGTAAGTAAACCTGTTAATTAAATGATTCCAGGAATTTCTCCATTAATCAAAAACACACATGAGAAGACTACACAACGGAAAaccaaataatataatatatatgaacatatgaGTAATATTAAAGTTATGCAGAGAACTAGTCATTATCATCTTTCTCATCTCCTGTTCATTGGGTAAACCTAAACTCAttacataattttcttatttaatcctgaAAGCAATTtcatgaggtagatactattaatAGTCCTTTTTTACAAAGGAGTTAAATCAGGCTCATGTTTTTGTCCAGCTAATAAGTGATGAAACAAGAATGTATACCTGGGGCTGCttgaatacaattttttaaaagagattttatttatttatttttagagagatggggagggagggagagagagagaagagaaacattgatgtgtgagagaaacatcaatcaggtgcctctcacacaccccacacccagggcctggcctgcatcccagacatgtgccctgactgggaatcgaagcaaCGACTTTCAGTTGCAGTTTGTGGGagggtgcccaacccactgagctgcaccagtcagggctgaattcAATTTTTGTTCTTAACAACTGTGTACTGTTTCCTGGGCTAACCAAACTGGTTGCGCTTTAAGATTTTTGATAATTCAAGGTATCTCAAGGACCCCTGTTATCATCATCATGGTATTTAAAACATGATGTTCAAGTGCCCCGGATGGTCAAGTGCCCCGGATGGTCAAGTGCCCCAGGTCAGGTTGGGGCTTCATGGAGAAATGCATATGAAGGacaattattaaaatgtcttagtttttttttttatggaaacaGAGAGTCATACAATGACAGATTAAATAATACCTAAGTGGATGATAGACACGTGTACATTTTCAAAGTGCTCTAGGGAAATAGTTACTGAGCtcatttcctttgttgtgaaCAGATGAATGGTTTTGGAAGACTTGAACATTTTTCAGGAGCAGCATATGAAGGCCACTTTAAGGACAACATGTTTCATGGACTGGGGACTTACACATTCCCAAATGGGGCAAAATACACTGgaaatttcaatgaaaatagGTAAGCCTAACATAAAAATCACTGTAGTTCTTTGTTAAAGATTCTTTTCAGGCATGTttgattaaatattatatttagttaATGCTAAACACTCTTTTGtaatatatattgttaaaatgtattacaaatatatagTAATACAAATATAGTAAGAAATGTTGGgttatttttttgagagaaaagaaTGTCCGAGGTACTAAGACTGTCATTAGCcttcaaaagaaaatgtcattcaTTCATGGTGATAATCTGTTAagacttttcctttatttcctcttgaaCTCTCCTATTCCCATAACATTTTTTGCAGTTAGCTTGGGAATGGAAAGCTTATTGCAATTATTGAGAAAATGTAAGCCAAAAATTACTTTCACTTGAAATatcttgttaaatttttaaaaagcagctttgGGGATAATGTCATAATTGTATATCTTATTGTGACCTgatatttgtgtacatttttactaagctaatttttaaaatgtacacaaaattgGTTAATTTTCAAATTGTAGAAAGGTACCCACTTTACAAgcttaatcttttattttaaaaagtatttttatttattgatttttagagagagaaagatatcaatttgtttttctccttatttatgcattcattggttgattcttttatgtgccctggctggggattaaacccacagccttggggtTTCCAGAtgttgctctaaccaactgagccacctggccagggctacaagCTTAATATTTATACCGAATATTATGCCATATCATCCAGAGGTTCATGTTCATTTATAAATAcctctttattatttccagaattGAAAATGCAGCCTAATTGTTATGAAGTGATTGATGTGAATACATTTTGAGGCGGGTAGAGGGGTATCCACTTATATTGACTCCAAGTCTGTGATGTTAACAATAAACTTTTTCCAGTTATGtagataaagggagagaaatctAACCCATGGAATAAAGGTCTGTTTAAGTGAAGTGCATTTTTATCACTCCAAAGAGTCCAAGGAGACATCAGCACAGAACACAGTACCTGAACATAGTCGATGGTCAATACATATTTGTCTCATAAATAAATGACCTAatataaacttttcattttttactgatttttaaaatatattttattgattatgctattacagttgtcccatttacccctttcactcccctcccccctgcacaccccctcccacccacattccccctctttagttcatgtccatgtgtcataagttctttggcttctacatttcttatactattcttgccctccccctgtctattttctccctaccatctatgctacttattctctgtatcttttcctcctccttctactcccctgttgctatccctccatgtgatctccatttctgtggctctgtccctgttctagttgtttgcttagtttgcttttgttttaggtgtgattgttaatgattgtgagtttgctgtctttttactgttcatattttttatcttctttttcttagataagttcctttaacatttcataaaatacgggcttggtgatgatgaactcctttaacttgatcttatctgagaagcactttatctgcccttctattctaaatgaaagctttgctgaatagagcaatcttggatatgggtccttgcctttcatgacttggaatatttctttccagccccttcttgtctgcgaggtctcttttgagaaatcagctgacagtctgatgggaactcctttgtaggtgatcgtctccttatctcttgctgcttctagaattctttccttcattctaatcttgggtaatgtaattatgatgtgccttggtgtgttccttcttgggtccaacttctttgggactctctgagcttcctggacttcctggaagtctatttcctttgccagatttggggagttctcctttattattcactcaagtaacttttccacttgttgctcttccttttctccttctgatacccctgtaattcggatattggaatgtttaaagatgtcttggaggttcctaagcctctcctcatcactgggttgtgacggtATATGTGAGGgctgggtcagagagggaacaatggcacttgctccgctctctgttgtatttcagtcccttctgccacttcccacaagcaaactgggcccttctggtgctggttccccaggtgggtgggcttgtgtacattgtaggatcctgtgggtctctccaaagaactctcctgtgaggctgggagtctctctcagcacctcaacctccacaagtgtttccaacggtgcttttaggctttatttcccagcagtggggccctgggttgtgcggtctgtctcactgcccgttttcacttggtttatctgcgcacaaatgtgactgtggacagccagctgccatACGCGCCTttctgggtctgctcgttgccgcTCCACACCCGCGCccgtgcctggggtctgccactgGGGTCTGCTAGCCGCCACCTGTGCGCCTGGGGTTTGCCAactgccacctgtgccctgtgtctaccagccaccgctttttttcTGCTGCGACCCCTCTGCACCCCCTcttactggtctagatgaatggttgtcaggacttccatacagttcaattctctgtctgttctggttgtttttttgtttctaaatttttgttgtacttagttttggctgtgtgaggaggcacagtgtgtccccctatgcctccatcttggccagaagtgaacttttcatttttaaactgttttgagTTTTGTGTAAACCTAACTTACATGATCATAAAATCTTGGACACCAGAATTTCTATAATGACAGTGGTTATTTGAAACACTAAtattaatagtttgttttttttataggACATGAAAACAGGgtgctgggtttttttgttgttgttgttttttaagattttattttattttatttttagagagggaagggagggagatagagagagagagagaaacgtcagtgtgcggttgctggaggttatggcctacaacccaggcatgtaccctggctgggaatcaaacctgccacactttggttcgcagcctgagctcaatccactgaagtgCTGGGTTTTAAATTGAAGTCTGAAAATGGAAATCTGTAATTTTTCAGACAATAGCATATAATATGTCACTAAGTAGACAGTCTTATATTTGGGTTGTAAATTCCTGGTCTTGGTTAATGAACAAGCATTTCTTACTATTGCAGGGTGGAAGGCGAAGGACAGTACACTGACACCCAAGGGCTGGAGTGGTGCGGCAGCTTTCATTTCACAGCTGCCCCGGGCCTGAAGCTAAAGCTCCACATGTAGATGTTCTGCAAGTTTTAATGTGGTGATTGAAGCTGTTCGTTGTACGGAAAACAGATATGTCATCCGAAATAACTTCACACACCACCTCTCTATTATAATTTTGCCAATAAAGCCGTCATTCACTTATGcctttttgaactttattttcatcatcttataattagtttaaaataaaatgattcagtTGAGAGTTTGCTTATTTTAACAGCAAAACTATCCAAATCATGGCAAAGTCCATTTCCAATCCCGTGcctgaattttgccatttttaaaaagtatatgtgttaaaggaaactatcaagaaaatgaaaagatggcCCTGGCCACTAGCTCTGCTGGTCAGAGAGTCATCCTGATAcacaaaggttgtgggtttgatcgctagtcagggcacatgcaggaaccAACCAATGGATGCACGaataagtggaaaacaaattcatctctctctttctctctctctctcaaaatcaattaaaaaaaaagaaaatataatccacagaatgggagaaaatatttggagaccacatatctgataaaggtttGGTTTtcagaat is a genomic window of Phyllostomus discolor isolate MPI-MPIP mPhyDis1 chromosome 6, mPhyDis1.pri.v3, whole genome shotgun sequence containing:
- the MORN2 gene encoding MORN repeat-containing protein 2, with the translated sequence MNGFGRLEHFSGAAYEGHFKDNMFHGLGTYTFPNGAKYTGNFNENRVEGEGQYTDTQGLEWCGSFHFTAAPGLKLKLHM